In one Gossypium hirsutum isolate 1008001.06 chromosome D09, Gossypium_hirsutum_v2.1, whole genome shotgun sequence genomic region, the following are encoded:
- the LOC107891394 gene encoding uncharacterized protein yields MPMDRTLQSESMRSPTVLSIECLKGSSKADEWTGDMLQTGDIVEEIRIGSGSGLAHKAPFKGGRSGVQRVLHSSYKNKETSILVRVRRGNDEFAQLQACIVPNESGGKKQYMLRSIADPNYAVGFLDRTESECFELQASRSSRMVSELSRTRLQDGYVSYAWERRMQEVLAVPNSSSFLSILLLPKASDRVASRYNDLEDTLARASAWLSASQVSGVPIVFMNIQTESLLTKISGETASATVNAGSLSDLSNLANASLYGFEDYHGVDIGVVRAVRLWYSPLVEEVAIEIKLKEDDTKLGFAISRTEEGFIYISSVIDDDENVPSTRSGLSTLYKESVSASRLLVVSRLSNQKVLPWMVSSTGAIRCFDTVSLSQKLSLHRHASIPILMHVFSWDQSLVSRGSSSARNWDPSPLVLPLPQEVRLAHQPNDNQVLPLPPGEPNESITTSEQPDRRLQRDTAGEVSFRFHNFSLPNNWV; encoded by the exons ATGCCCATGGACCGAACCCTACAATCGGAGAGCATGAGATCGCCGACTGTACTCTCAATCGAATGTCTAAAAGGGAGCTCAAAAGCTGACGAATGGACCGGAGACATGCTCCAGACTGGCGATATTGTTGAAGAGATTCGTATTGGATCCGGTTCAGGACTTGCCCATAAGGCACCTTTTAAAGGCGGCAGGAGCGGGGTCCAGAGGGTTCTTCATAGCTCCTATAAGAACAAAGAGACCTCGATTCTCGTCCGAGTCAGGCGAGGCAACGACGAGTTCGCTCAGCTGCAAGCCTGTATCGTGCCGAACGAGTCTGGCGGGAAAAAGCAATATATGTTAAGGTCTATAGCGGATCCCAATTACGCTGTTGGATTCTTGGATCGCACCGAGTCCGAGTGCTTCGAGTTGCAAG CTTCAAGGAGCTCCAGGATGGTCAGTGAACTATCGAGGACAAGGCTTCAGGATGGATATGTCTCATATGCCTGGGAGAGGAGGATGCAGGAGGTGCTAGCTGTTCCCAACTCAAGCAGCTTTCTTTCTATTCTCCTCCTTCCAAAGGCTTCAGACCGAGTGGCCTCTCGATACAACGACTTGGAGGATACCCTTGCTCGAGCAAGTGCTTGGCTTTCTGCATCTCAGGTCTCTGGGGTCCCCATTGTTTTCATGAATATCCAGACTGAATCCTTGCTCACTAAG ATCTCAGGTGAAACAGCCTCAGCTACTGTAAATGCTGGCTCATTATCTGATTTATCCAACCTAGCCAATGCAAGCCTATATGGTTTTGAGGACTACCATGGAGTCGACATTGGAGTTGTTCGAGCAGTTCGGCTATGGTACTCCCCCCTTGTGGAAGAAGTTGCAATTGAGATCAAACTAAAAGAGGATGACACAAAGCTCGGTTTCGCCATTAGCCGCACAGAAGAG GGATTCATCTATATATCATCTGTAATCGATGATGATGAAAACGTGCCTTCGACAAGATCAGGACTCAGCACACTCTACAAAGAATCAGTGAGTGCATCTAGGCTGCTGGTTGTCTCAAGATTATCAAATCAGAAGGTGCTTCCATGGATGGTTTCTTCAACCGGAGCTATTCGATGCTTTGATACTGTCTCCCTAAGTCAGAAGCTCTCACTACACCGACATGCCAGCATTCCGATTCTAATGCACGTCTTCTCGTGGGATCAGTCGTTGGTTTCTCGAGGTTCTAGCAGTGCCAGGAATTGGGATCCCTCTCCATTAGTGTTACCATTGCCCCAGGAAGTTAGATTAGCCCACCAACCTAATGATAATCAAGTACTGCCTCTGCCACCTGGTGAACCAAATGAAAGCATAACCACAAGTGAGCAGCCGGACCGCCGATTACAGCGAGATACTGCTGGTGAGGTCTCCTTCAGATTTCATAACTTTTCACTTCCTAACAACTGGGTATGA
- the LOC121220888 gene encoding uncharacterized protein translates to MDSYLVTSKPSTENPKLKPRPRPWRRSNLELNGKFDPKYRHSISDLLMHSYAEIGAFSHFYHIDGKPCQTHMNQINNAVNSDRQLPFRMQGISAIDLDNKGIYIVSVTKSGCLTVHDFETLYCQSTGSLPRLLEDESKHLMHLNLQRQLDDVWWNHANQDEVACTSLKSNEVLIFDIGYISSKPVEVLRTRRTLSVLGSEVYKGLCEIAFTTTDNSRT, encoded by the exons ATGGATAGTTATTTGGTTACTTCCAAACCCTCAACtgaaaaccctaaactcaaaccAAG GCCGCGTCCATGGCGGAGAAGCAATCTCGAATTGAACGGAAAATTCGATCCCAAATACCGCCACAGTATCTCTGATCTCCTCATGCACTCTTATGCTGAG ATTGGGGCGTTTTCGCATTTTTATCACATTGATGGAAAGCCATGTCAAACTCAT ATGAATCAGATTAACAATGCTGTGAATTCAGATCGCCAGCTTCCGTTCCGAAT GCAAGGAATATCTGCAATTGACTTAGACAATAAG GGAATATACATAGTTTCTGTGACAAAATCAGGGTGCTTAACCGTTCATGACTTTGAGACTCTATATTGCCAGAGTACTGGTTCGTTGCCAC GCTTACTTGAAGAtgaaagtaagcatttaatgcacCTCAATTTGCAACGACAACTTGATGATGTTTGGTGGAATCATGCTAACCAAGATGAG GTTGCATGTACTTCTCTGAAAAGTAATGAAGTGCTTATCTTTGATATTGGTTACATCTCTTCTAAACCAGTTGAG GTATTAAGAACAAGACGCACTCTGTCTGTTCTTGGTTCTGAAGTCTATAAGGGTCTATGTGAGATAGCTTTTACAACAACTGATAATTCAAG GACTTGA
- the LOC107891392 gene encoding uncharacterized protein codes for MAGYYRLIASDTHGVVNVWDKRKSPLPSLELITGSRSTLNTIQLHVDNQTIFGASKDGNIYMWDLRGGRTSAAFQCHNEAGLPPLVSFKLASKLAKIGSLKAQSDIVPKEIHSIDLDPSCPYQLAFHLDDGWSGVLDIYNLRVTHVHCPPPAWLNGASISTDLLYLRKPSWLPTSSIYAVGSSYDCGIHILDFYPDTSSPSHVDYREDVESLSKMNHQRKKNIFVPLSEGVTTCASHPLNGTIIAGTKHESDEGCNANSLESVYLHFCGEIEVVIGYAEETDKLSV; via the exons ATGGCTGGTTACTATAGGTTAATTGCCTCTGACACGCATGGTGTAGTCAATGTATGGGATAAAAGAAAGAGCCCTCTTCCTTCTCTTGAACTCATTACTGGTTCTCGTAGCACACTCAATACTATCCAACTACATGTGGATAATCAG ACCATTTTTGGGGCTAGTAAGGATGGAAATATCTATATGTGGGATCTTCGTGGAGGAAGAACATCTGCTGCTTTTCAGTGTCATAATGAG GCTGGTCTCCCACCTCTAGTATCTTTCAAGTTGGCCTCAAAGCTGGCAAAGATTGGATCTTTAAAG GCACAATCAGATATTGTCCCAAAAGAAATACACTCCATTGATCTTGATCCTTCTTGCCCGTATCAACTGGCATTCCATCTAGATGATGGTTG GTCAGGTGTTTTGGATATTTACAATTTAAGAGTTACGCATGTTCATTGCCCTCCTCCAGCTTGGTT GAATGGAGCCAGCATATCAACTGATCTACTGTACTTGAGAAAACCATCATGGCTACCAACATCTTCT ATTTATGCGGTAGGATCATCATATGATTGTGGCATACATATTTTAGATTTCTATCCCGATACAAGCTCTCCTAGCCATGTGGACTACAG GGAGGATGTGGAGAGTTTGTCTAAGATGAACCaccaaagaaagaaaaatatttttgttcCATTGTCTGAAGGTGTTACCACATGTGCAAGTCATCCTCTTAATGGTACCATCATAGCTGGGACAAAG CATGAATCAGATGAAGGGTGTAATGCTAATTCTCTGGAATCTGTGTATCTTCATTTTTGTGGTGAAATAGAA GTTGTAATAGGTTATGCTGAAGAAACAGATAAACTGAGTGTGTAA
- the LOC107891393 gene encoding probable E3 ubiquitin-protein ligase RHC1A yields the protein MSTGRNTHWCYRCRRPVILQGHDSVCCYCGGGFVQELDEMVPISPMDFFGVPGDEDRGQRFGLMDAFSAFMRQRLADRSFNHNIRGRTDSILEHNPPFGPLLVFGGQIPFRLSGNGGFEALFNGAPGIGFTRGNAGNYFIGPGLEELFEQLSANDRRGPPPATRSSIDAMPTVKITRRHLHSDSHCPVCKDKFELGSEARQMPCNHLYHSDCIIPWLVQHNSCPVCRQELPPQGSGSSQSYNPRGQSRSSNFGSSSSGRESQSSRRNPFSYFWPFRSSNSSSSHNGAAGSSSPRHVHENNQSMGYNGWPFD from the coding sequence ATGTCAACTGGAAGAAATACCCATTGGTGTTATAGATGCAGGCGCCCAGTTATCCTTCAGGGGCATGATTCAGTTTGCTGCTATTGTGGTGGGGGGTTTGTTCAAGAACTGGATGAAATGGTGCCTATCAGTCCCATGGATTTTTTTGGAGTTCCTGGTGATGAAGATCGTGGTCAGAGATTTGGTCTCATGGATGCTTTTTCTGCCTTCATGAGGCAGAGATTGGCTGATAGAAGTTTTAACCATAATATCAGGGGAAGAACAGATTCAATTCTTGAGCATAATCCACCATTTGGTCCTTTGTTGGTGTTTGGTGGCCAAATTCCTTTTAGGTTGTCAGGGAATGGTGGGTTTGAAGCTCTGTTTAATGGGGCTCCTGGAATTGGCTTTACAAGAGGTAATGCTGGAAATTATTTCATAGGTCCAGGATTAGAAGAATTGTTTGAACAGCTGTCAGCTAATGATCGTAGGGGCCCTCCCCCAGCAACTCGATCTTCAATTGATGCAATGCCCACTGTTAAGATTACTCGGAGGCATCTTCATTCTGACTCGCACTGCCCTGTATGCAAAGATAAATTTGAATTGGGGTCTGAAGCAAGACAAATGCCATGTAACCATTTATATCATTCGGATTGCATTATCCCATGGCTGGTGCAGCACAACTCGTGCCCTGTTTGCCGTCAAGAATTGCCACCACAAGGATCAGGTAGCAGCCAGAGTTATAACCCCAGGGGTCAAAGTAGGAGCAGCAATTTTGGAAGTAGTTCCAGTGGAAGGGAGAGCCAAAGCAGCAGACGTAATCCATTTTCATATTTCTGGCCATTCCGTTCATCAAATTCAAGCTCTAGCCATAATGGAGCCGCGGGAAGTAGTTCCCCACGGCATGTGCATGAGAACAATCAGTCGATGGGGTATAATGGATGGCCTTTTGACTGA
- the LOC107891391 gene encoding uncharacterized protein, whose translation MAIEVISPRISFSYYLNAEAIEERHHHHHHQSSDFVFNFGDSFVQELSSADELFSNGKILPMEIKKNPVVAKPVPVPSPPKKRLKEFLSMSIDDADDKPAFKSLWQFKRSISLNSGTKTLIRSLHFLSRSNSTGSASNPKPTMLSKETEKQHLQKQPSLSTKSSHSHSSGAFYAYTNSTTHKSPLKSSNYGSYGNGVGVNSVSISNVSVVSFFGFGSLFCNPKGKKKKK comes from the coding sequence ATGGCAATTGAAGTAATCAGCCCAAGAATCTCGTTTTCTTACTATCTCAATGCAGAAGCCATTGAAGaacgtcatcatcatcatcatcaccagagTTCCGATTTCGTTTTCAATTTTGGCGATAGTTTTGTCCAAGAATTGTCTTCAGCTGATGAGCTCTTCTCTAATGGCAAGATTCTACCCATGGAAATCAAGAAAAACCCTGTTGTCGCAAAGCCTGTTCCTGTTCCTTCTCCTCCCAAGAAAAGATTGAAGGAATTTTTATCAATGAGTATTGATGATGCAGATGACAAGCCTGCATTCAAATCTTTGTGGCAGTTCAAGAGAAGCATTAGCCTCAACTCTGGAACCAAAACCCTAATCCGCTCTCTTCACTTTCTTTCCCGGAGCAATTCAACTGGTTCAGCTTCAAATCCAAAACCAACAATGCTTTCGAAAGAAACCGAGAAGCAGCATTTGCAGAAGCAACCATCTTTGTCAACAAAATCATCGCACTCACATTCTTCTGGTGCATTTTATGCTTACACTAATTCTACTACACACAAGTCTCCATTAAAGAGCAGCAATTATGGATCATATGGAAATGGAGTTGGAGTCAATTCTGTTTCGATTTCCAATGTATCGGTGGTGAGTTTTTTTGGGTTTGGTTCACTCTTCTGTAACCCGAAgggtaaaaagaagaaaaaatga
- the LOC107892895 gene encoding uncharacterized protein, with protein MFQPKLFEKLVTENFKTVPAKLLLQLATAFEEGGLRDRSGTFFYKNHLSKSNVPVLPIAGDQDLICPPDAVYVCNDINGAEIVKLILEPLVTYKVFGEPGGLHFAH; from the exons ATGTTCCAGCCAAAGTTGTTTGAAAAGCTTGTTACGGAAAACTTCA AGACAGTGCCTGCCAAGCTTCTCTTGCAGCTAGCAACAGCCTTTGAGGAGGGAGGATTGCGTGACAGGAGTGGGACATTCTTTTACAAGAATCATCTCAGTAAAAGCAATGTCCCCGTCTTACCAATTGCCGGAGACCAAGATCTGATATGTCCGCCTGATGCGGTATATG TTTGTAATGATATCAATGGAGCAGAAATAGTGAAGCTTATTCTCGAGCCATTGGTCACATACAAAGTTTTTGGAGAACCAGGTGGTTTGCATTTTGCTCACTGA